The following proteins are encoded in a genomic region of Primulina huaijiensis isolate GDHJ02 chromosome 3, ASM1229523v2, whole genome shotgun sequence:
- the LOC140973722 gene encoding lysine-specific histone demethylase 1 homolog 3: MDEKENKMGLKRQIAPTEALFDSGDDEPIGALMKLKGKKRSKKTKVVPDESGNKGKSVEKIGVEEEELGGMEDTLAIFRKKLRGPKRDSGAQVVVGKDSSNNLLEPSGQSTRGHAKDGRLYVDKIFDVQLKDSGAGGSPGDATLFDSLKVKAKRKSKRLKPISDAKKTVARDPECDGNVDHRISENCLHRDGKGDTSELGDEAVENSLSPLFQKVQSDVIRKSCNSSRLEQVKETRVLVVESKPNSIAGSEAPPVKSRASSKLVKNLPVSINRVHVVHGQGSINSTLIRQTVDDCLTEELNGAQGNLVCTDSKQELSSFSSVTNHLSKSNDMDGTSFNAILEKSSLVERSHSRLRECSGKIYNVQDGDINSETSGDLPGFNIEPPCSNNIHDRSCGVFSVEADNNCLLPFDGAVVGTCNNKYARDQMNSHFSDTSTLMPQTGKINCTSVDAEVPGFCLEKKCLRKRSKDLSQKNIKASNGLLDHTCPLNCNYPSEDDEVNQTLYSSVILDHQGSCREETWSLCDSEAKQSSISVIERAARNARKCRREDMAYEGDADWEILMQGQEFLVSHGVVDKTREKVNSSMAVDAENGKAAAVMAGLKARAFSPIEKIKFKEVLKRKGGLQEYLECRNHILSVWNKDVSRILSLADFGVSSTPLVGEGPHASLIRDVHTFLDQHGYVNFGVPSGKEKVENTIKHDSKLLKPKETGGPPPADLEDGVCFIHEKENTYVKEMNYDAFTDEKLPRKCKRGDELVNLQALESSAPIVFEGCPPEESQAGSYPYPISQKNVSDMEYLGTIPSSRDDDDAMFPAMHLESLPDRDSMPAVYVEVPKERPTVVLGSIDCEHRDVNNDSEYRNSVIIIGAGPAGLTAARHLQRQGFDVTVLEARSRIGGRVYTDRSSLSVPVDLGASIITGVEADVAAERRPDPSSLISAQLGLELTVLNSDCPLYDIVTGQKVPADLDETLEAEYNGLLDDMVRLVAEKGEHAMKMSLEEGLEYGLKRCRMSHSAQDDMEIASDKFPDTVSSTKRPADDVHIAQDSKTKSLNPIERRVMDWHFAHLEYGCAALLQDVSLPNWNQDDVYGGFGGAHCMIKGGYSAVVESLGEGLCIYLDHVVTKISYDAKCHEMNNELHNKVKISTSNGKEFSGDAVLVSVPLGCLKAETINFSPPLPQWKHQSIQRLGFGVLNKVVLEFPEVFWDETIDYFGVAAETTDQRGRCFMFWNVKKTVGAPVLIALVVGMAAIEGQNISTSDHVNHALLILRKLFGEDRVSDPVASVVTDWGRDPYCYGAYSYVAVGASGEDYDILGKPVENCLFFAGEATCKEHPDTVGGAMMSGLREAIRIMDILKTGTDYTTEVEAMEAAKRHSDIGKSEMRDIVERLEALEFSNGLCENSLDASRLLTRGSMLKDMFFTAKTSSGRLCLAKELLRLPVGFLKTFASTKEGLSVLNSWILDSLGKDGTQLLRHCVRLLVLISTDLLAVRSSGIGKTVKQKVCVHTSRDIRAIASQLVHVWVELFRKDKASKGGLKLLRQSTTLDSKSKSSLVSGKPPRRTIHVEPESKGSSKMSASVGPFPSSERTKKVVDKTMKSETRIDPKADVQFSCSHGSIGSQSVVEEKNQEIPISEEESAAIAAAEAAQAAAIAAAKAYAASGVMHNSLPQLPKILSFHKFATHEQWTHMDESDIRKNFSGAAIGKQDFLSDIDSRNCRVRDWSVDFSAAGINLENSRMSVDNRSQQSRSNEIASQLNFREHSGENAAVDSSIFTKAWVDSEGSVGIKDYNAIDRWQSQAAAASSGFSHGTMHLTDEEDSNVNSKLYARKPSSAAIDSSASYVALNNESKGNQPRGAERLKHAVVDYVASLLMPLYKARKIDREGYKSIMKKTATKVMEHTNDVEKAMAVSEFLDFRRKNKIRDFVDKLIERHMAMKRDAKLGSSGN, encoded by the exons ATGGAtgagaaggaaaataaaatGGGTTTGAAGAGGCAAATTGCACCTACGGAAGCATTATTTGATTCAGGTGATGACGAGCCAATTGGGGCATTGATGAAGCTGAAAGGTAAAAAAAGATCCAAAAAAACTAAAGTGGTTCCTGATGAAAGTGGAAATAAGGGTAAAAGTGTCGAGAAGATTGGCGTTGAGGAGGAGGAGTTAGGTGGCATGGAGGACACATTAGCAATTTTTAGGAAGAAGTTGAGGGGTCCAAAAAGGGATAGTGGAGCTCAGGTTGTCGTGGGGAAAGACTCGAGTAACAATTTGTTGGAGCCATCGGGTCAGTCTACCAGGGGGCATGCAAAGGACGGGAGATTGTACGTAGATAAGATTTTCGATGTGCAGCTGAAAGATAGCGGTGCAGGTGGTTCTCCTGGGGATGCTACTCTTTTCGACTCTCTAAAGGTGAAGGCTAAAAGGAAAAGTAAGAGACTAAAGCCTATCTCAGATGCAAAGAAGACAGTTGCAAGGGACCCTGAATGTGATGGTAATGTAGATCACCGGATATCCGAAAATTGTTTGCATCGTGATGGGAAAGGAGATACTTCAGAATTAGGGGATGAAGCTGTAGAGAATTCACTATCTCCCCTTTTTCAAAAAGTGCAATCGGATGTAATAAGGAAATCTTGCAATTCTTCAAGGTTGGAGCAGGTAAAAGAAACCAGAGTTTTAGTTGTTGAATCAAAACCAAATTCAATTGCTGGCTCAGAGGCTCCACCTGTGAAATCTAGAGCTTCATCGAAATTAGTCAAGAATCTCCCAGTATCTATTAACAGGGTACATGTAGTTCATGGTCAGGGTTCAATAAACTCAACCTTGATCCGTCAAACTGTTGATGACTGTTTAACTGAAGAATTAAATGGTGCACAGGGGAATTTAGTTTGCACTGATTCAAAGCAAGAGCTTTCTTCTTTTTCATCAGTTACgaatcatttatcaaaatctaaTGACATGGATGGTACATCTTTCAATGCAATCTTAGAGAAATCGTCCTTGGTTGAAAGATCTCATTCTAGGTTGAGGGAATGCTCAGGTAAGATCTATAATGTCCAAGATGGTgatatcaactctgaaaccaGTGGGGACCTTCCGGGTTTTAACATTGAGCCCCCTTGTTCTAACAATATTCACGATAGAAGTTGTGGGGTTTTTTCTGTGGAAGCTGATAACAATTGTTTGCTTCCATTTGATGGAGCTGTTGTCGGGACCTGTAATAACAAATATGCAAGGGATCAGATGAATTCACATTTCAGTGATACTTCGACACTGATGCCTCAAACTGGGAAGATAAATTGTACTTCAGTAGATGCAGAAGTTCCAGGATTCTGTTTAGAAAAGAAATGCTTGAGAAAAAGAAGCAAAGATTTGTCTCAGAAAAATATTAAAGCTTCCAATGGGTTGCTTGACCATACATGCCCCCTAAACTGTAATTATCCTTCTGAGGATGACGAGGTAAATCAGACCTTGTATTCATCTGTTATCCTGGATCATCAAGGAAGCTGTCGAGAAGAAACATGGTCTCTGTGTGATTCCGAAGCTAAACAAAGCAGTATATCGGTAATCGAGCGGGCCGCACGGAATGCTAGAAAGTGTCGGCGTGAGGACATGGCTTATGAAGGTGACGCTGATTGGGAAATATTGATGCAGGGTCAAGAGTTTCTTGTTAGTCATGGGGTTGTAGATAAAACCAGGGAAAAAGTCAATTCATCGATGGCTGTGGATGCTGAAAATGGAAAGGCGGCAGCTGTAATGGCAGGGCTAAAAGCTCGTGCATTTAGTCCCATTGAGAAAATCAAGTTTAAGGAAGTGCTGAAACGCAAAGGTGGGCTTCAGGAATACTTGGAATGCAG GAACCATATTCTGAGTGTGTGGAACAAAGATGTTAGCCGCATTTTGTCCCTGGCAGATTTTGGAGTTTCCAGCACTCCTCTAGTGGGTGAAGGTCCACATGCTTCTCTAATTCGAGATGTCCACACCTTTCTCGATCAACAT GGTTATGTAAATTTTGGGGTTCCTTCTGGAAAGGAAAAAGTAGAAAATACCATTAAGCATGACTCAAAACTTCTGAAGCCCAAAGAAACTGGTGGACCTCCTCCTGCTGATTTAGAGGATGGAGTTTGTTTTATCCATGAGAAGGAAAATACTTATGTCAAGGAAATGAATTATGATGCATTTACCGATGAAAAACTGCCGAGAAAATGCAAGAGAGGAGATGAACTTGTCAATCTTCAGGCCTTAGAATCATCTGCCCCTATAGTATTTGAAGGATGCCCTCCCGAGGAAAGTCAAGCAGGCAGTTACCCTTATCCTATATCCCAAAAAAATGTGTCGGATATGGAGTATTTGGGTACAATCCCATCAAGCAGAGATGATGACGATGCTATGTTTCCTGCCATGCATCTAGAATCACTCCCCGATCGTGATTCAATGCCTGCTGTATATGTAGAGGTCCCCAAAGAAAGGCCCACTGTTGTATTGGGCTCCATAGATTGTGAGCATAGAGATGTAAATAATGATTCTGAATACAGGAATAGTGTAATAATTATTGGAGCTGGCCCTGCTGGCTTAACTGCAGCACGTCACCTGCAACGACAAGGTTTCGATGTTACCGTGCTTGAGGCCAGGAGCAGAATAGGTGGCCGTGTTTATACGGACCGTTCTTCATTAAGCGTTCCAGTAGATCTTGGGGCTAGTATCATTACTGGTGTGGAGGCAGATGTGGCAGCTGAAAGAAGGCCTGATCCTTCTTCATTGATTAGTGCTCAGTTGGGACTTGAGTTAACTGTACTGAACAGTGACTGTCCGCTTTATGATATTGTGACCGGTCAGAAAGTTCCTGCAGATCTTGACGAGACCTTGGAAGCAGAATATAATGGCTTACTCGATGACATGGTACGGCTGGTTGCTGAAAAAGGCGAACATGCCATGAAAATGTCTCTTGAAGAAGGCTTAGAGTATGGCCTTAAGAGATGTCGTATGTCGCACTCTGCACAAGATGACATGGAAATTGCATCTGATAAATTTCCTGATACTGTTAGTTCCACCAAAAGACCTGCAGACGATGTTCACATTGCTCAAGATTCTAAAACAAAGAGTTTGAATCCTATCGAGAGGAGAGTCATGGATTGGCATTTTGCTCACTTAGAGTATGGTTGTGCTGCTTTGCTTCAAGATGTCTCACTTCCAAACTGGAATCAGGATGATGTGTATGGAGGATTTGGTGGAGCTCATTGTATGATTAAAGGAGGTTACAGTGCGGTTGTTGAATCTCTTGGTGAAGGACTTTGCATTTACCTGGATCATGTAGTTACCAAAATATCCTATGATGCGAAGTGTCATGAGATGAATAATGAGCTGCATAACAAGGTTAAAATTTCTACATCCAATGGTAAGGAATTTTCGGGTGATGCTGTACTGGTCTCTGTGCCACTTGGGTGCCTGAAAGCTGAAACTATCAATTTTTCGCCTCCGTTACCTCAATGGAAACATCAATCTATCCAGCGACTGGGCTTTGGCGTTCTAAATAAAGTAGTATTAGAATTTCCTGAAGTGTTTTGGGACGAGACAATCGATTACTTTGGTGTTGCTGCTGAAACTACAGATCAGCGAGGGCGGTGCTTCATGTTCTGGAATGTCAAGAAAACTGTGGGGGCACCTGTTCTTATAGCCTTGGTTGTTGGTATGGCCGCCATAGAAGGCCAAAATATTAGCACTTCAGATCATGTAAATCATGCTTTACTTATTCTACGGAAACTTTTTGGGGAGGATAGAGTATCTGATCCAGTAGCATCTGTAGTAACTGATTGGGGCAGAGATCCATACTGTTATGGTGCTTACTCTTATGTTGCTGTGGGAGCATCTGGAGAAGACTATGATATTTTGGGAAAACCAGTGGagaattgtttattttttgctGGTGAAGCCACATGCAAGGAGCATCCTGACACTGTTGGTGGTGCAATGATGAGTGGACTCCGAGAGGCTATACGAATTATGGATATATTGAAAACAGGGACCGATTATACTACCGAAGTGGAGGCCATGGAGGCTGCAAAGCGTCATTCGGATATTGGAAAGAGTGAGATGAGGGACATTGTTGAGAGACTTGAGGCATTAGAGTTCTCCAATGGTTTGTGTGAGAATTCACTAGATGCCTCTCGCCTTTTGACTCGGGGCTCTATGTTAAAGGACATGTTTTTCACGGCAAAAACGTCATCTGGGAGACTCTGTCTGGCTAAAGAGCTGTTACGACTTCCTGTTGGATTTTTAAAGACCTTTGCCAGCACTAAAGAAGGGCTCAGTGTGCTTAACTCATGGATTCTG GATTCCTTGGGGAAGGATGGAACTCAGCTCTTGCGTCATTGCGTTCGTCTACTTGTACTTATTTCAACTGATTTACTTGCAGTTAGATCATCAG GTATTGGAAAAACTGTGAAACAGAAAGTCTGTGTGCATACCAGTCGTGATATACGCGCCATTGCTAGCCAGCTCGTCCATGTATGGGTTGAACTTTTCCGCAAAGATAAGGCTTCTAAAGGGGGACTTAAATTGCTCAGACAATCAACTACATTGGATTCAAAAAGCAAATCTTCTCTAGTGTCTGGAAAACCCCCTCGGCGCACAATTCATGTTGAACCAGAGAGCAAGGGAAGTTCAAAAATGTCAGCATCTGTGGGACCATTCCCATCCAGTGAAAGAACTAAGAAAGTGGTTGACAAAACTATGAAATCAGAAACAAGAATCGACCCTAAAGCTGATGTGCAATTCTCATGCTCTCATGGTTCAATAGGATCTCAAAGTGTTGTGGAGgagaaaaatcaagaaattccCATCTCTGAAGAAGAAAGTGCTGCCATTGCTGCTGCAGAAGCAGCCCAAGCTGCAGCTATTGCAGCTGCCAAG GCATATGCTGCTTCTGGTGTCATGCATAATTCATTGCCGCAGCTTCCCAAGATTCTTTCGTTTCACAAATTTGCTACGCATGAACAATGGACCCATATGGATGAATCTGATATCAGAAAGAATTTTTCTGGTGCTGCTATAGGCAAGCAAGATTTCTTATCTGACATAGATTCTAGGAACTGCAGAGTGAGGGATTGGTCAGTTGATTTTTCCGCTGCTGGCATCAACCTGGAGAATTCCAGGATGTCAGTTGATAATCGTTCACAACAGAGCCGTTCAAATGAGATTGCGAGTCAGTTGAACTTCAGGGAACACTCTGGGGAAAACGCAGCTGTAGATAGTAGCATATTCACAAAAGCTTGGGTTGATAGTGAGGGAAGTGTGGGCATAAAAGATTACAATGCTATTGACAGATGGCAAAGTCAAGCAGCTGCAGCAAGTTCAGGCTTCTCTCATGGAACAATGCACTTAACAGATGAGGAGGATTCAAACGTAAACTCAAAGTTATATGCTAGGAAGCCTAGTTCAGCGGCCATTGATAGTTCTGCTTCGTACGTTGCATTAAACAACGAATCAAAAGGCAATCAACCTAGAGGAGCAGAGCGATTAAAACATGCTGTGGTGGACTATGTTGCTTCGTTGCTTATGCCTCTTTATAAAGCTAGGAAAATTGATAGAGAAGGTTACAAGTCAATCATGAAGAAAACTGCTACCAAG gtCATGGAACATACTAATGATGTGGAGAAAGCTATGGCTGTATCTGAGTTTCTGGATTTCAGACGCAAAAACAAG ATCCGAGACTTCGTGGACAAGTTGATTGAAAGACACATGGCAATGAAGAGAGATGCCAAATTAGGCTCATCCGGAAATTAG